The Acidobacteriota bacterium region CAGGCAGGCGTCGAGAAACACAAAGCGGAACGGCGTGAGGACCCTGTTGCCCAGCCAGGAAAAGTAATTACCGAGGTCGTCAGCCAAGTCAGTCGCGCAGACATACTGCCTAGTCATTGGTATAGGCTACACTTTCGGCTCCAAAGAATGACTTTACGAGCCGTCGATTTCCTTTGATCGTGGCCAAGTCGCTTTGCACCCGTTCTTTCAGCGACTCGTTCTTCCGGAGCGGCTTCTTACTCACGCCGTTGGTCTTCATGTAAGCCCAGACAAACTCGTCTGGATTCAGATCGGGCGCATAGGGTGGGAGAAAGTGGAGTTCTAACCTTCCCTCCATCTCCTTGATGAGGCTCTTGACAGCATTCGCCTTGTGCGCCGGATGCCCATCGACCACGAGATAGACTGGGCCCGAACGGCCCCGCATGAACTCGCGCAGAAACTGCGCGAAGAGTTGCGCGTTGAGGCGCTCCGTGTAGCTCTGACACCAGAACGCCCCGGAGGCTGTGACCGCACTGATGACATTGCGTACGTCCGCCCGAGCCTCGGCTCGGAATCCAAACCGGCTTCATCCAGGAAGAAGATGCTGGCCCCGTGTTTCCGCGCCTTTCGGCGTAGGCCTGGGTACACTTCCCCCACCCAGGCCTGCACCGCGGCCGGATCCCGCTCAGACGCACGCCGCAGCGGCTTCTGCGGGGTGATTTCCAACTGGGCCAACAGCTTGCCCACAGCGGTCAAACACAACGTCACGCTCATTCGCTTGGCAATGAGCTCCGCGACAATCTGCCGCGTCCAGAGTCCAAACTCGAACCCATACTGCCGCGGGTCCTTCCCGACGACCCAGCGCTTCACCTGTTGACGCTGTTTCTCGCTCAACTTGGGCTCGGGTCCCGCCGCGATCTTCTCCGCCAACGCCTCCCAGCCCTCCTCCTCGAACTTGCGCAACCAAGGGTAGATGCTAGTCCGGCACAAACCCATGGAATCCATGACGGCAGAGGGCGCCTCGGCATCCTCCACGACTCGCTTCAC contains the following coding sequences:
- a CDS encoding transposase, which produces MRGRSGPVYLVVDGHPAHKANAVKSLIKEMEGRLELHFLPPYAPDLNPDEFVWAYMKTNGVSKKPLRKNESLKERVQSDLATIKGNRRLVKSFFGAESVAYTND
- a CDS encoding IS630 family transposase; this encodes MTAVKRVVEDAEAPSAVMDSMGLCRTSIYPWLRKFEEEGWEALAEKIAAGPEPKLSEKQRQQVKRWVVGKDPRQYGFEFGLWTRQIVAELIAKRMSVTLCLTAVGKLLAQLEITPQKPLRRASERDPAAVQAWVGEVYPGLRRKARKHGASIFFLDEAGLDSEPRLGRTYAMSSVRSQPPGRSGVRATRSASTRNSSRSFCASSCGAVRAQSISWSMGIRRTRRMLSRASSRRWREG